From the candidate division WOR-3 bacterium genome, one window contains:
- a CDS encoding nucleotidyltransferase family protein, with protein MDVKSLVFARRKEILAICERYGARNVRIFGSVARGDARPESDVDIIVQFEPGRTLLDHAALLLELRNLLGINVDVITERGLRPRIRERVLQEAVAL; from the coding sequence ATGGATGTCAAATCACTGGTATTCGCCCGGCGCAAGGAGATTCTTGCCATCTGCGAGCGGTATGGTGCACGCAATGTCCGTATTTTTGGCTCGGTTGCCCGTGGGGATGCGAGACCGGAAAGCGATGTTGACATCATCGTCCAATTTGAGCCGGGGAGAACCCTGCTTGACCATGCCGCGCTACTTTTGGAGTTGCGCAACCTCCTGGGGATAAATGTTGATGTCATCACCGAGCGCGGTCTGCGCCCCCGTATCCGCGAACGGGTTCTGCAGGAAGCAGTAGCCCTGTGA
- a CDS encoding helix-turn-helix transcriptional regulator codes for MALARDIFAQLRSLRLKANLTQEQVAGALGLKGKNRRSFICQLERGDIANPSLKLILDYLRACRATPEDLKNIFANYLSEPLPVPEKKGRGPRPKEKDLQVERMRQAAAMVGLIQKLEMAIHNELNRLKVAPFSSVRRNAVRFCRGLLRILVQEEKGQGTSLEKRVERLKKRQREKGVPEELLEHLQGVVAQVFIGLKKAGELDRLPTIEEAERVLVRPARKRVVSDEWLCRYEMQQERLKELKEFERRSAPIIAGALRFLSQQGVSGSDLANYRGFINSFLNLARLYPPDSEERRKRVEYNLKTCARPKHNPILLRKLARFIFEKWDGEKHFAG; via the coding sequence ATGGCACTTGCCCGTGACATCTTTGCCCAGTTGCGGAGTCTGCGGCTCAAGGCAAATCTTACCCAGGAGCAGGTTGCCGGTGCGCTTGGTCTCAAAGGGAAAAACAGAAGGAGTTTTATCTGCCAGTTGGAGAGAGGGGATATTGCCAATCCATCCTTGAAACTCATCCTTGACTATCTGCGTGCCTGTAGAGCAACGCCTGAAGACCTAAAAAACATCTTTGCAAACTACCTTTCCGAGCCTTTGCCGGTTCCGGAGAAGAAGGGCCGGGGACCAAGACCGAAAGAAAAGGATTTGCAGGTTGAGAGGATGCGACAGGCTGCGGCAATGGTGGGTTTAATCCAGAAACTTGAGATGGCGATTCACAATGAACTTAACCGGCTAAAAGTCGCTCCGTTCAGTTCTGTGCGCAGGAATGCGGTCAGGTTCTGCCGGGGTTTACTGCGCATCCTTGTCCAGGAGGAAAAGGGGCAGGGAACCAGTCTTGAAAAGAGGGTGGAGAGGCTAAAGAAAAGGCAGAGGGAAAAGGGTGTGCCCGAGGAGCTTTTAGAGCACCTGCAGGGTGTTGTTGCCCAGGTTTTTATCGGTCTGAAAAAGGCGGGGGAACTTGACAGGTTGCCGACGATAGAGGAGGCGGAAAGGGTATTGGTGCGCCCGGCAAGGAAAAGGGTTGTCAGTGATGAGTGGCTGTGCCGTTATGAGATGCAACAGGAGCGGTTAAAGGAGCTAAAGGAGTTTGAGAGGCGTTCGGCACCGATAATTGCGGGTGCGCTCAGGTTTTTGAGTCAGCAGGGTGTTTCTGGTTCAGATTTGGCTAACTACCGGGGGTTTATCAACAGTTTCTTAAACCTGGCGCGGCTCTATCCGCCCGATTCTGAGGAGCGGAGAAAAAGGGTTGAGTATAACCTAAAGACCTGTGCCCGCCCCAAACACAACCCCATCCTTCTCCGCAAACTCGCCCGGTTCATATTTGAGAAGTGGGATGGGGAAAAGCATTTTGCCGGTTGA
- a CDS encoding T9SS type A sorting domain-containing protein, giving the protein MRTLVVCLAVFATLGFADILLMETFDSPWTPQSPPAGWTIIYDTLNPKGYCDWHREGANAAPWSDHPSPYPAIFWQPNPNQAPDAFVSPMIDCSNFRNVVLYCSTYFYHKLDNPYVAQIRYSIDGGNTFPYLLRDYHGQNVGPGVLESLELTYAARQDSVVIMWIYDGNLFDINWWFFDDVVVTGESIPKYDIECSEIVEPHLYELPGGFVPHARFQNIGLLDQVNVPVVCSLFDNVGNPVQGWIDTIPNLPSYGGEQLVYFDSISILLTPGDYTIRYWSAADSDYIRSNDTLERNFTVSNLEEIANDDGTPARYLSYPVGHYGWAAKFSTTGPVYIESVRVFLNAPTNPNHCRYQLAVALDDGAGNPGPFIYKSPVLYATPGTSGWNSVFLADIGEYIVVPNEFYLFYLQVGEPPECPQLGADNSLNNPSAYWEFHRGGTVTPYTPPGDLMLRAIVNHSTLTPSANDVRVTFIEQPLYEFIQRPFDAPCPITAHIHNFGTNTLYYVPVVCSVFDPANALLYYDSVNIAQINPNEEIGVSFNTWVPIVGQTCSIIVRTLASPDDVPQNDDKRFTVDVLKGAYTGRHPAGYAWIDSDTTDGPVYDWIDTTGFNVVFSRGDDDRLFVPLGFKFRWSDTTYDNCYVTTNGWLSLGPDPHTATPNPKRLPIDSLPNAGIYPWWCDFVLTSASRVYYKTIGEMPNRKFVVIWHNVNVKGTDTTNLVSFEAILNENGTIVFQYKDVETGSLVYDQGKNASIGVENKEGTAGLNYLYSLPPMSLAVNDPANRLTSGRAIKLYREFRDAAALEIVKPEYNVFPVPLNPEVRIQNYGTVGDSIMVYLSITPGTYLESLLVTGLRPERETLLTFPAPWSGRGNFTAVCSVAMTGDINPANNFVIKNIFASAWVQREDIPIGPQRKKVKDASLVYASTTNKLYALKGGNSNEFYCYDPATGTWDSLSRMPLAPSGKKPKDGCDLVFDPFQGTNGGIWAIKGGGTGDFYLYDIALDSWIIKPNVRVEGFSFRPPKRGAALAYVPTQGANGTVYCATGSNTLTFLRFDVARDSWFRCPDVPYNPGNRKTCRFGTDMVYDGDSIIYLLKGSNSTEVWKYRPALDVWHTIPLDEVTLIGTRNRRVKNGGAITFLDNNLYVLKGGNCQEFWSYQIGGGNVWVQRSDIPFSITGKRRKPKRGAALAATSDAIFCLKGSMVYEFWEYRPETDSFLLTGSVPPREGVMAENTKLPNELTLTVYPNPTSRGNLQISYTLPSSGQVQIKVYDATGTLIRTLIDGTIASGRHNIIWDRRTNKGRVAPAGVYFVKMRSGKNILSEKVIIQD; this is encoded by the coding sequence ATGAGAACCTTGGTTGTCTGCCTGGCAGTTTTCGCCACCTTGGGTTTTGCCGACATCCTCTTGATGGAGACATTTGACTCGCCCTGGACACCCCAATCACCACCAGCAGGGTGGACGATAATCTATGACACCTTAAACCCGAAGGGCTATTGTGACTGGCACCGGGAAGGGGCAAATGCCGCACCCTGGAGCGACCATCCCAGCCCTTATCCGGCAATCTTCTGGCAGCCAAACCCGAACCAGGCGCCTGATGCCTTTGTCTCGCCGATGATTGACTGCTCAAACTTCCGCAATGTTGTCCTCTACTGCAGCACCTATTTCTATCACAAACTTGACAACCCCTATGTTGCCCAGATTCGCTATTCAATTGACGGCGGCAACACCTTTCCCTATCTCTTGCGTGACTACCACGGTCAGAATGTTGGACCCGGTGTCTTAGAGTCGCTGGAACTGACCTATGCGGCAAGGCAGGACAGCGTCGTGATTATGTGGATTTATGACGGCAACCTGTTTGACATCAACTGGTGGTTCTTTGACGATGTCGTTGTCACCGGTGAGTCCATCCCGAAGTACGACATTGAATGCTCTGAGATTGTTGAGCCTCACCTTTACGAACTGCCGGGTGGCTTTGTCCCCCATGCCCGTTTCCAGAACATCGGTCTTTTGGACCAGGTCAATGTCCCGGTGGTCTGCAGTTTGTTTGACAATGTCGGTAATCCGGTGCAGGGTTGGATAGACACCATCCCCAACCTCCCCTCTTACGGCGGTGAGCAACTGGTATACTTTGACTCCATCTCCATTTTACTCACCCCGGGCGACTACACCATCAGGTACTGGTCCGCTGCTGACTCTGACTACATTCGGAGCAACGACACCCTTGAGCGCAACTTCACCGTTTCCAACCTTGAGGAAATTGCTAATGACGATGGCACACCCGCACGCTATCTTTCCTATCCGGTTGGACATTACGGCTGGGCTGCCAAGTTTTCTACTACGGGACCGGTTTACATTGAATCGGTCAGGGTGTTTTTGAATGCGCCCACAAACCCTAACCACTGCCGCTATCAACTGGCGGTTGCGCTTGATGATGGCGCCGGCAACCCCGGTCCATTTATCTATAAGAGCCCGGTCCTTTATGCCACCCCTGGCACCTCAGGCTGGAACTCGGTCTTTCTTGCCGATATTGGGGAATACATTGTTGTTCCCAACGAATTTTATCTCTTTTACCTGCAGGTGGGCGAGCCGCCTGAATGCCCTCAACTTGGTGCGGACAACTCCCTTAACAACCCAAGCGCCTACTGGGAGTTTCACCGTGGTGGCACGGTTACACCCTACACACCCCCTGGGGACTTGATGCTGCGGGCGATAGTCAATCACTCAACACTTACCCCGAGCGCCAATGATGTGCGGGTCACCTTTATTGAACAGCCCCTTTATGAGTTTATCCAGCGACCGTTTGATGCCCCCTGTCCAATCACCGCCCATATCCACAACTTCGGCACCAACACCCTTTACTATGTCCCGGTTGTCTGCTCGGTCTTTGACCCGGCAAATGCCCTCCTCTATTACGACAGTGTCAACATCGCCCAGATAAACCCGAACGAAGAGATTGGGGTAAGTTTCAACACCTGGGTGCCAATTGTCGGTCAGACCTGCTCAATCATCGTGCGCACCCTGGCATCTCCAGATGATGTTCCCCAGAACGACGACAAGCGCTTTACCGTTGATGTCCTCAAAGGCGCCTATACCGGCAGGCATCCTGCGGGCTACGCCTGGATTGACTCCGACACCACCGATGGTCCGGTATATGACTGGATTGACACCACCGGCTTCAATGTGGTCTTCTCCCGTGGTGATGATGACCGCCTCTTCGTCCCGCTCGGTTTCAAATTCCGTTGGTCTGACACCACCTATGACAACTGCTATGTCACCACCAACGGCTGGCTCTCGCTCGGTCCTGACCCCCATACCGCCACGCCCAATCCCAAACGGCTGCCCATTGACAGCCTCCCCAACGCCGGCATCTACCCCTGGTGGTGCGACTTTGTCCTCACCTCGGCGAGCAGGGTTTATTACAAAACGATCGGCGAAATGCCCAATCGGAAATTCGTTGTCATCTGGCACAATGTCAATGTCAAGGGAACGGACACGACCAACCTGGTCAGTTTTGAGGCAATCCTCAACGAGAACGGCACCATCGTCTTCCAGTACAAGGATGTGGAAACTGGCAGCCTGGTATATGACCAGGGGAAGAACGCCTCAATCGGTGTGGAAAATAAGGAAGGCACCGCTGGCCTCAACTACCTTTACTCCTTACCGCCGATGTCCCTGGCGGTCAACGACCCTGCCAACCGGCTCACATCAGGTCGGGCGATAAAACTCTATCGTGAATTCCGCGATGCCGCTGCCCTTGAGATTGTCAAACCGGAATACAATGTCTTCCCTGTGCCCTTAAACCCGGAGGTCAGGATTCAGAATTACGGCACTGTTGGCGACTCAATTATGGTGTATCTCTCAATCACCCCTGGAACGTATCTCGAATCACTCCTTGTTACCGGGCTCAGACCTGAACGGGAGACTCTCTTAACCTTCCCCGCGCCTTGGTCTGGTAGAGGGAACTTCACGGCAGTCTGCTCGGTGGCGATGACGGGCGATATCAATCCGGCAAACAATTTTGTCATCAAGAACATCTTCGCATCTGCGTGGGTTCAGCGCGAGGACATCCCGATTGGTCCGCAGCGAAAGAAGGTAAAAGACGCCTCTCTGGTCTACGCCTCAACCACGAATAAACTCTACGCACTCAAGGGTGGCAATAGCAACGAGTTTTACTGCTATGACCCTGCCACCGGCACCTGGGACTCGCTCTCACGGATGCCCCTTGCCCCATCTGGTAAAAAGCCCAAGGATGGTTGCGACCTGGTATTTGACCCATTCCAGGGAACTAATGGCGGCATCTGGGCAATCAAGGGTGGTGGAACGGGCGACTTCTATCTCTATGACATTGCCCTTGACTCCTGGATTATCAAGCCCAATGTAAGGGTTGAAGGTTTTAGTTTCCGTCCGCCCAAACGGGGAGCCGCACTCGCCTATGTGCCGACCCAAGGTGCTAATGGAACGGTCTATTGCGCCACCGGTAGCAACACCCTCACCTTCCTCAGGTTTGATGTCGCCAGGGACAGCTGGTTCCGCTGCCCTGATGTGCCGTATAATCCAGGCAACAGAAAAACCTGCCGTTTTGGAACCGATATGGTCTATGACGGCGATAGCATCATCTATCTCCTGAAAGGTTCAAACTCCACCGAGGTGTGGAAATATCGTCCTGCCCTTGATGTCTGGCACACCATTCCGTTGGATGAGGTCACCCTGATAGGCACCCGTAACCGCCGGGTGAAAAATGGTGGCGCCATCACCTTCCTTGACAACAACCTCTATGTTCTAAAAGGAGGCAACTGTCAGGAGTTCTGGAGCTATCAGATTGGTGGCGGCAATGTCTGGGTGCAGCGGTCTGATATCCCCTTCTCGATCACCGGCAAGCGCCGTAAACCCAAGCGGGGAGCCGCACTCGCAGCAACATCAGACGCCATCTTCTGTCTCAAAGGCTCAATGGTGTATGAGTTCTGGGAATACCGCCCGGAAACCGACTCCTTCCTTTTGACCGGTTCTGTGCCTCCTCGTGAAGGTGTAATGGCGGAAAACACCAAACTGCCAAATGAACTCACACTCACCGTTTATCCCAATCCCACGAGCCGTGGTAATCTGCAAATATCCTACACCCTGCCATCTTCCGGTCAGGTGCAGATAAAGGTCTATGACGCCACCGGCACCCTAATTCGCACCCTTATTGATGGGACGATTGCCTCTGGCAGGCACAACATCATTTGGGACCGGCGGACAAACAAAGGCAGGGTCGCACCAGCGGGTGTCTACTTCGTCAAAATGAGAAGCGGCAAGAACATCCTCTCAGAAAAGGTAATAATCCAAGACTGA
- a CDS encoding DUF86 domain-containing protein encodes MRSDRERLLDILEAIDSIERYTIQGRSEFDRSELIQTWVVHHLQIIGEAAAKLSSAFRNEHPEIPWTAIIAMRNILIHDYFGIDTEEVWATVERDLPDLKSKVKAILETLPRD; translated from the coding sequence GTGAGAAGCGACCGCGAACGGCTCCTTGATATCCTTGAGGCAATTGACAGCATTGAGCGCTATACCATTCAGGGCAGATCTGAGTTTGACCGCAGTGAACTCATCCAGACCTGGGTTGTTCATCATCTGCAGATAATCGGAGAGGCCGCGGCAAAACTCTCATCGGCGTTCAGAAATGAACACCCAGAAATTCCCTGGACAGCAATTATCGCTATGCGCAATATCTTGATTCACGACTATTTCGGTATTGATACTGAAGAGGTATGGGCAACGGTTGAGCGCGACCTGCCCGACCTCAAATCAAAGGTCAAAGCCATTCTTGAAACTCTACCCCGAGACTGA